In one window of Deltaproteobacteria bacterium DNA:
- a CDS encoding nuclear transport factor 2 family protein, with protein MKYAEALKWSDEIETVEPGSEAEKAAMERFKAYFSSVNEATVHAMTRQLYADHVYFNDTLKTFMRAADIERYFARTSRMLSVFSVTLDGVARTGKDYYVCWTMEIRFRRIRKDRSYVSHGMSRIRLDKDGRVVLHQDFWDSAKNFFGHIPVLGAAIKLTRRMV; from the coding sequence ATGAAATACGCAGAGGCTCTTAAGTGGAGCGACGAGATCGAGACGGTGGAGCCGGGCTCCGAAGCCGAAAAGGCCGCCATGGAGCGGTTTAAGGCGTATTTTTCATCGGTGAACGAAGCCACGGTCCACGCCATGACCCGCCAGCTTTACGCGGACCATGTCTATTTCAACGACACCCTTAAAACATTCATGCGGGCCGCAGACATAGAGCGCTATTTTGCCCGCACTTCAAGGATGCTTTCGGTTTTTTCCGTTACCCTGGACGGCGTTGCCCGCACCGGCAAGGATTACTACGTGTGCTGGACCATGGAGATAAGGTTTCGGCGCATCCGCAAGGACAGATCATACGTGTCCCACGGCATGAGCAGGATTAGGCTCGATAAAGACGGCAGGGTGGTCCTTCACCAGGATTTCTGGGACTCGGCCAAAAACTTCTTCGGCCACATCCCGGTTTTAGGAGCCGCCATAAAGCTCACCAGGAGAATGGTGTGA